A single region of the Gephyromycinifex aptenodytis genome encodes:
- a CDS encoding PLP-dependent cysteine synthase family protein, with protein MAPDADPTIDLSALQDVDRSDPELRAWVSERVRRLEADARRSADTHLLHVELPPQWGIDLYVKDESTHPTGSLKHRLARSLFMYALVNGWLRPGSLVVESSSGSTAVSEAHFARMLDLPFVAVMPRSTSPEKIRLIQAQGGRCHFVDRADQMCAESARLAAEHGGHFLDQFTYAERATDWRGNNNIAESILDQLAEEPHPIPSWVVVGAGTGGTSATLGRYVRYHRMPTRLCVTDVENSAFYPGWKQRDPHARSQASSAIEGIGRPIMEPSFVPAIVDRMIRVPDEASVAGARFLSARLGRRVGASTGTNIVGVAAIVQGMRAAGERGSVVTLLCDSGERYAHTYFDDEWVRARGWQIEPWQRRLEQALPTP; from the coding sequence ATGGCCCCGGACGCAGACCCCACGATCGATCTGTCCGCGCTACAAGACGTCGATCGATCCGACCCCGAGCTGCGGGCCTGGGTCAGCGAGCGGGTGCGCCGACTGGAAGCAGACGCTCGACGCTCGGCCGACACCCACCTGCTGCATGTGGAGCTGCCGCCGCAGTGGGGCATCGACCTGTACGTCAAAGACGAATCCACCCATCCCACCGGCAGTCTCAAACACCGCCTCGCCCGGTCACTGTTCATGTATGCGCTGGTGAACGGCTGGCTACGGCCCGGCAGCCTGGTCGTGGAGTCCTCCTCCGGCTCGACCGCCGTCAGCGAAGCGCACTTCGCGCGGATGCTCGACCTGCCCTTCGTTGCGGTGATGCCGCGCAGCACCAGCCCCGAGAAGATCCGCCTCATCCAAGCCCAAGGCGGGCGCTGCCACTTCGTGGATCGGGCCGACCAGATGTGTGCCGAGTCGGCCCGGCTGGCCGCCGAACACGGTGGCCACTTCCTGGACCAGTTCACCTACGCCGAGCGGGCCACGGACTGGCGGGGGAACAACAACATCGCCGAATCGATCCTGGACCAACTCGCCGAAGAACCGCACCCGATCCCCAGTTGGGTCGTCGTCGGGGCCGGGACCGGCGGCACCAGCGCCACCCTGGGGCGGTACGTGCGCTACCACCGGATGCCTACCCGGTTGTGCGTCACCGACGTGGAGAACTCGGCCTTCTACCCCGGCTGGAAGCAGCGCGACCCGCACGCCCGCAGCCAGGCCAGTTCCGCCATCGAAGGGATTGGGCGGCCGATCATGGAGCCCAGCTTCGTGCCAGCGATCGTCGATCGGATGATCCGGGTGCCCGATGAGGCCTCGGTGGCAGGGGCGCGTTTCCTCAGTGCCCGACTCGGCCGCCGGGTCGGAGCCTCCACCGGAACCAACATCGTCGGGGTCGCCGCGATCGTGCAGGGGATGCGCGCCGCCGGTGAGCGCGGCTCGGTCGTGACCTTGTTGTGTGACTCCGGCGAGCGATACGCCCACACCTACTTCGACGACGAATGGGTGCGCGCCCGCGGCTGGCAGATCGAGCCCTGGCAGCGGCGACTGGAGCAGGCACTGCCCACCCCGTAG
- a CDS encoding SDR family oxidoreductase: protein MSRIAIVGGHGKVALLLAPILTAAGHEVTSYIRNPEHAAAVACTGATPVLADVEKLSTQELTDLLTDQDAIVWSAGAGGGSPERTYAVDRDAAIRSMDAAMASRTPRYVMISYFGAGPGHGVAEDDPFFHYAEAKTAADAYLQESDLAWTILRPSRLTSEDPSGRISFDDAPGQVSRANVAMVAATTFSRPSTIRQILTFNDGDTLITDALPN, encoded by the coding sequence ATGTCTCGCATCGCCATCGTGGGCGGCCACGGCAAGGTGGCTCTCCTCCTTGCCCCCATCCTCACCGCCGCTGGGCACGAGGTCACCTCCTACATTCGCAACCCTGAACACGCCGCAGCGGTGGCATGCACCGGCGCCACCCCGGTGCTGGCCGACGTGGAGAAATTGTCGACGCAGGAACTGACCGACCTGCTCACTGATCAAGACGCCATCGTGTGGTCTGCCGGCGCCGGCGGCGGCTCGCCCGAGCGCACCTACGCCGTCGACCGCGATGCAGCGATCCGCTCCATGGACGCCGCGATGGCCTCCCGGACGCCGCGCTACGTGATGATCTCCTACTTCGGCGCCGGACCCGGTCACGGGGTGGCCGAAGACGACCCGTTCTTCCACTACGCCGAAGCCAAGACGGCGGCGGATGCCTACTTGCAGGAGAGCGACCTCGCGTGGACGATCCTGCGTCCGAGCCGGCTGACCAGCGAAGACCCCAGCGGACGGATCAGCTTCGACGATGCCCCCGGTCAGGTCTCGCGCGCCAACGTGGCCATGGTCGCGGCAACGACGTTCAGCCGCCCCAGCACGATCCGGCAGATCCTCACCTTCAACGACGGCGACACCCTCATCACCGACGCGTTGCCCAACTGA
- a CDS encoding DUF368 domain-containing protein, whose product MSTTSPSSRPDPMPTGAPGSETPPAAAEAPTWGPRQRSARILPPQFVRGFAMGSADVVPGVSGGTVALALGIYHRLVAALDLCVDVAAAALRLDWQGVQAALRQVPWLWIIGLGTGILSAVFLLATPLEKALATYPEQMAGLFMGLILGAAVLCLRQLRQITPAAMVLLVVSAIAFFVLLGLNPATHGEAVEGATAPWWAFFGAGAIAICAMILPGISGSFLLVLMGMYAPVLSAVSHLRLGHLVLFAFGCALGLALASRGLNWLLTHHHDPLLAAMIGLMLGSLRVLWPWPQGLASTRLALPEPGQALVPIALAVAGFAIVLLIDVIAAKAAARRSVE is encoded by the coding sequence GTGTCGACCACCTCGCCTTCCTCTCGTCCCGACCCGATGCCCACCGGCGCTCCGGGGTCCGAGACGCCGCCCGCCGCTGCCGAAGCACCCACCTGGGGGCCGCGCCAGCGCTCTGCCCGCATCCTGCCGCCGCAATTCGTCCGCGGGTTCGCGATGGGATCGGCCGATGTCGTCCCGGGAGTATCCGGCGGCACGGTCGCCCTGGCGCTGGGCATCTACCACCGGCTCGTCGCGGCTCTGGACCTGTGCGTGGACGTTGCCGCGGCCGCGCTGCGTCTGGACTGGCAGGGCGTTCAGGCCGCGCTGCGACAGGTCCCGTGGCTGTGGATCATCGGCCTGGGCACCGGCATCCTGTCGGCAGTGTTCCTGCTCGCCACACCGTTGGAGAAGGCCCTGGCCACCTACCCCGAACAGATGGCGGGCCTGTTCATGGGGCTCATTCTCGGCGCCGCGGTGCTGTGTCTGCGTCAACTGCGCCAGATCACCCCGGCCGCGATGGTGTTGCTCGTGGTCTCAGCGATCGCGTTCTTCGTGCTGCTCGGTCTCAACCCCGCTACCCACGGTGAGGCCGTCGAGGGCGCCACCGCCCCCTGGTGGGCTTTCTTCGGAGCCGGCGCCATCGCCATCTGCGCGATGATCTTGCCCGGGATCAGCGGCTCCTTCCTGCTGGTCCTGATGGGCATGTACGCCCCGGTCCTCAGCGCCGTCTCACACCTGCGTCTGGGACACCTGGTGCTGTTCGCGTTCGGCTGCGCCCTGGGGTTGGCGTTGGCCTCCCGCGGTCTGAACTGGCTGCTGACCCACCACCACGACCCGCTCCTGGCGGCGATGATCGGGCTCATGCTCGGCTCCTTGCGAGTTTTGTGGCCCTGGCCACAGGGCCTGGCCAGCACCCGGCTGGCACTGCCGGAACCAGGGCAGGCGTTAGTGCCCATCGCGCTGGCCGTGGCGGGTTTTGCAATCGTTCTGCTCATCGACGTCATCGCCGCCAAGGCTGCCGCTCGCCGCAGCGTGGAATGA